A genome region from Hoplias malabaricus isolate fHopMal1 chromosome 8, fHopMal1.hap1, whole genome shotgun sequence includes the following:
- the elmod2 gene encoding ELMO domain-containing protein 2 → MMLGCIWQYLYSSFFRFWLKWILRHVTGKCELQRICTGYKQGAPRTTQIEYSLKSSKIKVLQDAVNVKEDAVVDCVAQIMKEKNVNEQKDPSFKGNLRQCLLQISGYNTLFTDVEDLRKGVFDSENEDHEKMLLKLWDLLMPSLKLESRITKQWGTIGFQGDDPKTDFRGMGMLGLVNLVFFSENYTNAARQVLSHANHPKLGYSYAIVGINLTEMAYSLLRSGALKMHFYNTVAGKPEMHDFHKLYCYLAYEFDKFWVEEEPASIMEFNHYREKFHTKVKGQLLEPDVTLILNVDAKNC, encoded by the exons ATGATGTTGGGGTGTATCTGGCAGTACTTGTATTCATCGTTCTTTCGTTTTTGGCTGAAATGGATTCTCAGACACGTCACAGGCAAATGTGAACTGCAGCGGATTTGCACCGGATATAAGCAAGGAGCACCGAGGACGACACAGATCG AGTACTCCCTGAAATCTTCAAAAATCAAG GTCCTGCAAGATGCTGTGAATGTAAAGGAGGATGCTGTGGTGGACTGTGTGGCACAAATCATGAAAGAAAAGAATGTCAATGAGCAAAAAGATCCATC GTTTAAGGGGAATCTTCGGCAGTGTTTGCTGCAAATAAGCGGTTATAACACATTGTTTACGGACGTGGAAGATCTCAGAAAAGGGGTGTTTGACTCGGAAAATGAAGACCACGAGAAAATGCTCCTTAAG TTGTGGGACTTGCTGATGCCTTCACTGAAGCTGGAATCTCGAATCACAAAGCAGTGGGGCACCATTGGGTTTCAAGGTGACGACCCAAAGACTGACTTCAGGGGAATGGGCATGCTTGGCCTGGTTAACCTTGT TTTTTTCAGTGAGAACTACACTAACGCAGCACGACAGGTCCTGTCTCATGCAAACCACCCAAAGCTGGG GTACTCTTATGCCATAGTGGGCATTAATCTGACAGAGATGGCCTACAGTTTACTGAGGAGTGGTGCTTTGAAGATGCATTTCTACAACACTGTGGCTGGAAAACCTGAAATGCATGACTTCCACAAGCTTTACT GTTACCTGGCCTATGAGTTTGATAAATTCTGGGTGGAAGAAGAGCCTGCGAGTATCATGGAGTTCAACCACTACAGGGAGAAGTTCCACACCAAGGTCAAAGGACAACTCCTGGAGCCAGATGTAACTCTTATCTTGAACGTAGACGCTAAAAACTGTTGA
- the gprin3b gene encoding G protein-regulated inducer of neurite outgrowth 3: protein MGTVPNPKRTVTVQMVPQLSVMDTLGNKETNANWDQESNLNKTRGHTSAQKTKPDMDSMLFKSSSTGPAHVGEQHLEGTSNSPSSDSGGHKNPEAKEHANTKMGQCVNIAGESHKDGNANSSPLLALSAKREDVCVTCPSSVVTSPKFDKETKGSGAKMASEQKGGEDKVQNKESVTAETISCMGTVHNQKPGHDSDPNVAGSAVARHQQNDPYDSRNINKDTSHVPELKDSNYSTGSDQVVTMSLDMRNQSEPESTMKAQGAISPKGFTADASKSANISQPTHISEKPETGVTVLHPYQLQPVSVIVKDHSCEYPATNEPLEISQTPAVPLPGESASLSPDNISHVTVTDEAVQTQGSSSLEIQTHCKLYREVSTMTTAADCGPSSSKKRQDVEVQAVAAVCSRAVETSPSLITYQPNQIRIPIQTEEPENLAVVYKMDNSEVPSLVPSQILMGTSVSSCGQSITTLSENVLQTGSALVHPDASLQQESRLGAKPKESGPPLYNGQKGYPPLQPVYQINIEAVSQNKPSAEASCHSQGYKDLPALSISDSSNQDSMGKGLCEMQTTASDRACRVLSDTSAQSEQPAKPPATKSPPSQPELPPEEATPCVNASNTKTGATKAATAPSFSSKSEDKNKPKQPKDVARHSSPKKSASMLAPERNKKAEEKATKQVKKSVHDVVWDEQGMTWEVYGASLDPESLGFAIQSHLQCKIKEHEKKIIAQTTLRKSMSGGTADSPSGRKSKRRQANVFRSMFQNVRRPNCCVRPPPSSVLE, encoded by the coding sequence ATGGGAACTGTCCCTAACCCCAAAAGGACTGTTACTGTTCAGATGGTCCCACAACTGTCCGTAATGGATACTTTGGGTAACAAAGAAACTAATGCAAACTGGGACCAGGAATCCAATTTAAACAAGACCAGGGGTCACACCTCTGCTCAGAAAACTAAGCCAGATATGGATTCTATGCTTTTTAAGTCCTCCAGTACAGGTCCGGCACATGTTGGAGAACAGCACTTGGAAGGGACATCCAACTCTCCTTCATCTGACAGTGGAGGTCATAAAAACCCTGAGGCCAAGGAGCATGCAAACACCAAGATGGGCCAATGTGTGAACATTGCAGGGGAAAGTCACAAAGATGGCAATGCTAATTCAAGTCCATTATTAGCCCTTTCTGCCAAAAGGGAAGATGTTTGTGTGACATGTCCGTCATCTGTAGTTACATCACCTAAATTTGACAAGGAGACGAAAGGCAGTGGAGCAAAAATGGCATCCGAACAGAAAGGAGGTGAGGACAAAGTACAAAATAAAGAATCAGTGACTGCGGAAACCATTTCTTGTATGGGCACAGTGCATAATCAAAAGCCAGGTCATGACAGTGATCCAAATGTGGCAGGCAGTGCTGTGGCTCGGCATCAACAGAATGACCCTTATGATTCAAGGAATATAAACAAGGACACTTCCCATGTACCTGAATTGAAAGATTCTAATTACTCTACTGGATCGGACCAAGTTGTAACAATGAGCTTGGACATGAGGAACCAGTCGGAACCTGAGTCGACTATGAAAGCCCAAGGTGCAATTTCCCCTAAAGGGTTTACAGCAGATGCTTCTAAATCAGCAAACATCTCACAGCCAACACATATCAGTGAGAAACCTGAGACAGGTGTTACTGTATTACACCCGTACCAGTTACAGCCTGTATCTGTCATAGTGAAAGATCACAGTTGTGAATACCCAGCAACCAATGAACCTTTGGAGATCTCGCAAACTCCTGCTGTCCCCCTCCCAGGAGAAAGTGCTTCACTCTCTCCAGACAACATCTCCCATGTTACAGTGACTGACGAGGCAGTTCAAACTCAAGGGTCTTCCTCCTTGGAGATTCAGACACACTGTAAGCTGTACCGCGAGGTTTCCACCATGACGACTGCAGCAGACTGTGGCCCTTCATCCTCCAAAAAACGCCAAGATGTGGAAGTGCAAGCCGTGGCGGCAGTCTGCAGTCGAGCTGTGGAAACAAGTCCCAGCCTCATAACATACCAACCTAATCAGATACGTATCCCTATTCAGACAGAAGAACCAGAGAATCTGGCGGTTGTCTATAAAATGGACAATTCAGAGGTTCCTTCCCTTGTCCCTTCACAAATTCTAATGGGAACTTCAGTTAGCTCGTGTGGTCAGTCTATCACAACTTTATCTGAGAATGTTCTTCAAACAGGCAGTGCTCTGGTGCACCCAGATGCCTCTCTGCAACAAGAGTCCAGGCTTGGTGCCAAACCCAAAGAGTCTGGGCCCCCTCTGTACAATGGCCAGAAAGGATATCCGCCCCTCCAACCAGTTTATCAGATCAATATTGAGGCGGTGAGCCAAAACAAGCCTTCAGCTGAGGCTAGCTGCCACAGTCAGGGCTACAAGGACCTGCCTGCACTTTCCATTTCAGACTCGTCAAATCAGGACTCCATGGGGAAGGGCCTTTGCGAGATGCAGACCACAGCATCTGATCGGGCCTGTCGAGTTCTGTCTGACACAAGTGCTCAGTCAGAGCAACCAGCCAAGCCTCCTGCTACTAAATCCCCCCCTTCACAGCCTGAGCTCCCTCCGGAGGAAGCCACTCCTTGTGTGAATGCCAGCAACACGAAAACAGGGGCCACAAAAGCAGCTACTGCTCCATCTTTCAGCTCCAAGTCAGAGGACAAAAATAAGCCAAAGCAGCCGAAGGACGTTGCCAGACATTCTTCTCCGAAGAAGAGCGCTTCCATGTTGGCGCCAGAGAGGAATAAGAAAGCGGAAGAGAAGGCAACTAAGCAGGTGAAGAAGAGTGTCCATGATGTGGTGTGGGATGAGCAGGGCATGACGTGGGAGGTGTACGGTGCGTCGCTGGATCCCGAATCCCTCGGCTTCGCTATTCAGAGTCACCTCCAGTGCAAAATCAAAGAGCATGAGAAAAAGATCATAGCTCAGACGACACTCAGGAAATCCATGTCCGGAGGCACGGCTGACTCTCCGTCGGGGAGGAAGAGCAAGAGGAGGCAGGCTAACGTGTTCAGGTCCATGTTCCAAAATGTCAGACGACCCAACTGTTGTGTACGCCCTCCCCCTTCCTCCGTGCTGGAGTGA